In the genome of Streptomyces sp. P3, the window GCGCTCTGACACGCCGTCCCGGCGGCTGCGCGGCCGGGGGCTCCCGGCCCCGCCGCCGCCCTGCCCGCGACGGCGCTTCCCGCGCGGAGCCGCACGTCGTCCCGGCGCGGCTGCAGGAGAACAGGGCCGCGACGGCGCGCCGGGCGGGCACGGGATGTATCGTTCGGTGCTCCGGTCGGGCATCCGAATGTCAGATCAATGGGCCGCCGGGCGACGGACGGGTCATTGCAGTGGGAGCGCCGTATTCGACGCGTCGGAGCAGAACTTGGCGAACCTGTCCCAGCTCGAGGAGATCTTCTCCGGCGACGGCACCGGACCCACGCGGTCACTCCGCTGGCAGACGGGCGCCTCACCGGCGGCTCTGACGGTCACGCTGATCGCCGACTACACGTTTCCGGGCCGTGCCCGGCTGCCGGCGGCGGCGATCGTGGCGTTGCTGGGGGAGTTCGACGTCGCCGACGGCGCGGCCCGCACCACGATCAGCAGGCTGGCGCGTCGAGGGGTGCTGGAGGGCAGCCGGCAGGGGCGCCGCAGCTCGTACCGACTGACCCGGGACGCCGCGGTGGACCTGTGGAGCGGCGGTGCCTCGATCGCCACCTTCACCACGCAGCCCGACGCGTGGGACGGACGGTGGACGCTCGTCGCCTTCTCCGTGCCGGAGCAGGAGAGCACGCGACGCCGCGCGCTGCGCACCGCGCTGCGCTGGCGGGGATTCGCGCCCCTGTACGACGCGGTCTGGGCTTCGCCGCATCCCCTGACTCCCAAGGGGCGCGGCGAACTCGCCGATCTGGCGCTCGGGGCGATGAGCGTGTTCCGGGCCCGTCAGGTGGATCTCGAGACGGAGGCCAACCGCAATCCCGTCGAGGCGTGGGATCTGGCCGGCATCGCCGAGCAGTACGAGATCTTCGTCGAGCGGTGGAGTGCCGTGCTGCCCCGTATCGGTGCGGGTGACGTCACCGGGGCCGACGCGGTGCGCGCACGTACCGAGGTGATGGGCGCCTACCGCCACTTCCCGGTGCTGGACCCGCTGCTGCCCGTCGATCTGCTGCCGGCCGACTGGCCCCGGTCCCGGGCTCGGGAGGTCTGCGTCGCGGTGTACGACGGTCTCGCCCACACGGCGCAGGAGCATGTCCGTTCGGTGGCGGCGCGCTTCGCCGACGACCCGCATCCCGGCATCACGGCTCACACGATCGCCGGCATGAGCGCCGGAATCGGCCACCTTCCCGGCTGACCGATCCGCCCCGCGGGTTCGGGGCGATGTGGGCCGCAACGATTGACAGACGGGCGCTCGGTCGCGACTCTTTCTGTTGTACGACGGTGTGGGAACGTTCCCAGTCCACCCGCTCACGCCCGATCGACGCCGGTCACCTCATCGCGTGCTCCGTCTCCGGTGCAGCGCCGAGGCCCCGGGTTCCCGCAAGGCGTACGTCCCTGCACGGCACCCCCTGGCGGGCGGCTCTCCGCACCGGCACTCCGACGGATCGGAGACCTCCGCGCCCGCTTTCCGACGAGCCGCGCCAGACGATCCGCACGACGAGCCGCGCCAGAAATCCGCACGACGGCCTGCCGCGGGCCGCCCCCCCACGATCACTCCGCTCGCAGGCCGACCCGACCGGGGCGTCGGCCCGTGCGGGAGAAGGAGTCACCGATGCACCGACCCACCGTGCACTCCACCGAGACCTCCGGACCCGGACGGATCAGCCGCAGGACCCTGCTCAAGGCGTCCACCGCCACCGCCGGGGCGATCGCCACCGCCGCGGCGCTCGCCGAACTCGAGACGCCGGCCGCCGCCGCCGCGGGGTTCGTCAAGGGCGTCGACATCAGCTGGGCGCCGCAGATGGAAGCGCGCGGCCTCTCCTGGAAGAACGCGAGCGGGCAGAAGCAGGATCTGCTGACCGTTCTCCAGGGGTACGGCATCACCGCCGTACGGCTGCGCACGTTCGTCAGTCCCTCCAGCAGTCCGACCGACGGACACTGCAGCATCAACGAGGTCGCCGCCTTCGCCAGGCGGATCAAGGCCGCCGGAATGTCGATCATGCTCGACTACATGTTCGGCGACACCTGGAACTCCGTCGGAGTGCAGAACCCGCCCGCCGCCTGGAAGAACATGAGCCACCCTCAGATGGTCGGCGCGATGAGCTCCTACGTGAACCAGTCGATGACCGTCATGAAGAACAACGACGTGCTGCCCACGTGGGTGCAGATCGGCAACGAGACCAACAGCGGCATCTGCCGTCCCGTCGGCAGCGTCTCCAACCCGGCCCAGATGACCGCACTGTTCAACGCCGCGTACACCCAGGTGAAGGCGGTGTCGCCGAACTCGATCGTGTGCATCCACCTGGCCCAGCCGCAGAAGTACGACTCGATGACCACGTTCTTCAGCCGCTTCGCGGCGGGCGGCGGCAAGTGGGACATGTCGGTGTTCTCCTCCTACGGCAGCGCCGACCTCGCGCCCGGGATCGTGGCAAACATGAAGAAGATCTCGGCCGCGTACGGGAAGCCTTTCCTGCAGAGCGAGTTCGGCGGCCGGGCGGACCGGGCCTCCGCCACCGGGGCCGCGCTGGTCGCCTACATCAGGGCGCTGAAGGCCGACGGCGGGCAGGGCATCTTCTACTGGGAGCCGGAGTGCATGTCACCGTTCACCGGCTACGCCATGGGCGCCTGGGACTCCGCCACCCAGCGGCCCACCGCCATCATGGACGGCTTCACCCAGGCCTGAGCGACGGGTCGCAGACCCTGACCCGCACCCCACTCACGACCGAGGACGCAACCCCATGAAGGCAATCAGCACGTCCCTGCGCGACCGCGGAAGGCGGGAGACCCGGCTGGCAGTTGCGGGAGCGCTGACCCTGACCGTACTTCTCGGCTCCGGGCCGGCGCACGCCGATGACGCCGCACCGCGGGCGCTCCCGGCCGGGTGCTCCGGCACCTCGCCGATCACCTGTCACTACGCGGTGGCGCCGGGCGACTACGACGTGACCGTCTCCGTCGGCGGCGGCTCCTCCGCCGGCCGGACCGAGATGTGGGCGGAGGCCCGCCGCCTGATGCTGCCGGCGACGAGGACGGCCGCCGGCGCCGTCGCCACGCAGTCGTTCACGATCGACGTACGGCAGCCGGAAGGCCAGCCGACCGGCCAGGGAGGCACCGGAACGCCCGGTCTGGACATCCGGTTCACAGGGCCCGCCCCCCAGGTGTCGGCCGTCTCGGTGCGCCCCGCGGCGCAGCCGACCGTGGCCTACCTGGCCGGCGACTCGACCGTGTGCGACCAGCCGGCGGCCCCCTACACCGGCTGGGGCCAGATGATCCCGAGCGCGGTGCGTTCCGGTGCGGTGATCGCCAACTACGCCGACTCGGGGGAGACCTCGGGCAGCTTCCTGAGCAACTCCGCGCTCTTCCCGGCACTGCTGGCGAAGGTCAGGACGAACGACCCGGTCTTCATCCAGTTCGGCCACAACGACAAGCAGACCACCGCGTCCGCCTTCCGGAACAACCTCACCTCCATGGTCACCCAGGTCCGCGCCAAGGGCGGCGTTCCCGTCCTGGTGACACCACCGGTCCGTCGGTTGTTCACCGGTGACCGGCTCACTTCCACGGCGATGCACGTCAACGCCGTCGGCGTGGACCTGCCCGCCACGATGCGCGCGGTCGGCACGGCGCAGCACGTGCCGGTGATCGACCTGACCGCAGGGAGCAGGACGCTCCTCGAGTCCCTCGGCCCGTCCGCCTCCGCACAGCTGTTCCTCCGCTCGGCAACCGACGGTGTCACGGACAACACCCACTTCTCGCAGTACGGCGCGACCCGGATCGGGGCGCTGGTGCTCCGGAGCATCCGCGAACAGGGCCTGCCCCTGGCCGCGTTCCTGCGTTGACCGACGCGCGCGAAAGCCCGTCCCCGGAGAGGAACCCGATGAAGAACCTTCGGACACTCGTCACAACCGCACTGGTGGTCGCCCTGTCGGGCTTCGGCGTCCACACCGCCTCGGCCGTCGACAGGGCCACCGCCGGCTGCACCGGCGCCTCCCTCGCCCCCGCCGAACGAGCCGCGGCCGGCCCGGTCACCGTGTGGCTCGCGGGTGACTCCACCATGGCCGATCCGAGTGCCGCCCGCTGTCCGGTCGGCTGGGGCAGTCGGTTCGGCGCCCTGTTCACCGGCGGCGTCACCGTGAAGAACCAGGCGGTCGGCGGACGCAGCATCCAGACCTGGCTGTACGAGGGGAACGTGAGCGGCGCCAAGGGCTCCGACGGCGAGTGCCGGCTCACGTCCGGTACGTACGCGTCACGCTGGCAGGCGATGCTGAACGCGAGCACCGGGATGAAGTCCGGCGACTACCTGTTCATCCAGTTCGGCATCAACGACTCCTCCTCGGCCTGCCCACGGCACGTCGGGCGGGCGCGGTACCAGCAGTTGACGACCATGATGGCGCAGGCCGCCCTGGCCCGGGGCGCGCACCCCGCGCTGCTCACCCCGGTCGCCGCCATCACCTGCTCCGGCAGCACGGCCACCAAGAACCGCGGCTTTGTCCCCGAGGTCCTCGCCGCCGCGTCCGCGACCGGAGCGCCGGTCGTCGACCTGCACACGCTCAGCGTCTCGCGCTACAACAGTCTCCGTTTCTGCCCCAACAACGGCGACTACGGATCAGGTCCTCTGGGGGCGTTCTTCTGCAACGACCACACCCATTTCGAAACCTACGGCGCGCAGCAGATCGCCGGACTGGTCGCCGGAGACGTACGGCGGCAGAACCTCCCGCTCGCGGCGTACCTCAGGTAGCGCGGAGGCGGTGGCCGCCGGTCCGCCGTGCCGGTCCGGCGGCGTCGGCTCAGGCGGGACCGCGCGCCCGCCCGACGACCCGCGCGCCGATTCCCCAGGCTCGGCCTACTCTGTTGCAAGGGGGCAATCGGGTGAATCGCGCACCGAGAGGCGCCCCTGATGGACGACTACCCGCTGATCGAGAACCACGGCCTCATCGGTGACCTGCAGACCGCGGCACTGGTGACCACCGACGGCAGCGTCGACTGGTTCTGCGTCCCCAGATTCGACTCGCCCAGCGTGTTCGGCGCGCTGCTGGACAAGGACAAGGGCGGGCACTGCACGATCCGGCCCCAGCACCGGGCCTACGCGACCAAGCAGTTGTACCTCCCCGACACGGCGATCCTGGTCACCAGGTTCATGACCGAGGCGGGTACCGGTGAGGTGATCGACTTCATGCCCGTGACCGGTACGACGGTCACCGAGAGTCACCGGATCGTGCGCATGGTCCGCTGCGTGCGCGGCAGGATGACGTTCGACGTCGAGGTCGAGCCGCGGTTCGACTACGGGCGCAAGGGCCACTGGCTGCACCTCAGCGAGCACGGGGCGGTGTTCGTCTCGGAGGACGGCACGGAGCTCACCGTGCACCCCGTCCGCGAGCCCGACGACGAGCGGCTGCTCGATCTGCTCGCCGACCGGCGGGACGCCCTGCACTTCAGCCTGACGCTGGAGGCGGGCCAGGAGCGGGGGCTGGTCCTGGAACGGTCCGCCGGCGGACCGCCCCGGGAGATGCGCCTCGCCGAGTACAGCCGGCTCTTCGACGAGACGGTCGCGTTCTGGCGCTCCTGGCTGCACCAGTCGCGCTACACGGGGCGCTGGCGCGAGACCGTGGAGCGCTCCGCGATCACGCTGAAGCTGATGACCTACGCGCCGACCGGCGCGGTGGTGGCCGCACCGACGGCAGCGCTCCCGGAGCAACTCGGGGGCGAGCGCAACTGGGACTACCGCTTCACCTGGATCCGCGACGCCTCGTTCTCGGTGTACGCCCTGCTCGGGCTGGGGTTCACCGACGAGGCCCGGGCGTTCATCCAGTGGCTCGCCGACCGGGTCGGGGAACACGCCGGCAAGGACGGTGACACCGGCCCGCTGAACATCATGTACGCGGTGGACGGCTCCTCCGACCTGGCCGAAGCGACGCTCGACCACTGGGAGGGCTATGCGGGTTCCGCGCCGGTGCGCATCGGCAACGGCGCCGCCACGCAACTCCAGCTGGACATCTACGGAGAGGCGCTCGACAGCATCCATTTCGCGCACCGGCACGGTCTGCAGGTGGGACACCGGGGATGGCAGGCGCTGCGCACCGACCTCGACTGGCTGGTCGACCACTGGGACCAGGCGGAGGAAGGCCTGTGGGAGACCCGCGGCGGCCGCGAGGACTTCACCTACGGACGCGTGATGTCCTGGGTGGCCTTCGACCGCGCCCTGCGGCTCGCGGAGTCCAACGGCCGCCCGGCCGGCGTCGAACGCTGGCGCGGCGCACGGGACGACTGCTACGAACAGGTCATGGCCAAGGGGTGGAACGAGGGACGCCGGGCCTTCGTCCAGCACTACGGCAGTGACGTGCTCGACTCCTCGCTGCTGCGCATGGCGACGGTCGGGTTCATCACCCCCGAAGACCCCTTGTGGGCCACGACCCTCGATGCGGTGGAAGAGGAACTGGTCAGCGACAGCCTGGTCTACCGCTACAACCCCGAAGCCTCACCCGACGGTCTGCGCGGCTCCGAGGGCACGTTCTCGCTGTGCACCTTCATGTACGTCGACGCGCTGGCGCGAGCGGGACGCACCGAGAAGGCGCGGCTCGTGTTCGAGAAGATGATGGGGTACGCGAACCATCTGGGCCTGTACTCGGAGGAGATCGACCCGACGGGCCGCCAACTGGGCAACTTCCCACAGGCGTTCACCCATCTCGCCCTCATCGACGCGGCCATCACCCTGGACGCCGCGCTCAACCGCACGTGACCCCCGCTCGTACCCGGCACCGTCACCGCGATCACTCACTCACCCCTCCCCGGCGTCGCGCCGGGCACCCGGCGGGGCTCAGCCCTCGTCCCCGGCGCCGCCGCGGCGCAGGTCGGCGTCGGTGAGGCCTTCCAACTCCCCACGGGTGTCGAGCCGGTAGAGCAGGGCGACGGCGGGCACGACCAGCACCACGGCGACGAGGGTGACCAGGCCGAGCCAGCGCAGCGTGGTGTCCGCCCCCGCCCCCTCGGAGACGGTCAGGGTCGTCGGGACGAGGTACGGGCGCTGCGCCATGCCCCAGGCGATGACCGCGGACGCCACCACGACGACCGCCGAGACCCGCGACCAGGCGACCGCGGGGGCGCCGCGCACCAGCAGCCAGACGGTGGCCAGGCTGCTCGCGGCCGCGGCCGCCACGAAGACCAGTCCAACCCCGTGCGTCAGCCCGTGCCATACGTGCGGGGCGTCGTCACGGGTGACCGCGAGGGTGCTCAAGGCGAGGACGGCGACGCACCCCAGGGCCGCGAGAGCCCGCCCCCGGAAGTAGCCGGCCAGGTCGGGCGCGTCGAAGCGGCGGGCGTCCGCGGCGAGGAACACCGCGCCGAGCAGCGCGGTGGTCGCCACGGCCAGCAGACCGAACAGCACCGGCGTGGGATGGGCCCAGGCGTGCGCGGACGGGTCGGCCTCCGCCGTCACCCGGCCCGACGCCACCCCGCCGGCCGCGACGCCGAGGAAGAACGGCGTCACGAGGGAGGAGACGGCGAACACCGCGCCGTACAGGCGCCGTCCGGCCAGCCGCTGCGCGGGTTTGCGCAGCGCGAAGCCGGCGCCGCGCAGCACGATGCCGACGGCTGCCAGCGCCAGCGGCAGCCACATCGACTGGAAGAGACGCTGGAACAGGACGGGGAAGCCCGTCCACATGACGACGAGGACGAAGATCAGCCACACGTTGTTGACCTCCCACACCGGAGCCATCGCATGGTCGATCAGCCATCGCGGCCTCCTGCCGCGGCGCACTCCGCCCGCGAGCAGGTCCCAGAACCCGGCCCCGTAGTCGGTCCCGCCGGCGCAGGCGTAGGCAGCCACCGCGAGGAGCAGGACGACGGCGACGACGTCCGCGGTCACGGCCGGGGCTCCGTGGGCGGGGAGGCGGCGTCGCCCGACCGGGGCGGCGCGCCGGTCGGCACCGCGGGGCGCGGCCCGTACGGGAGGCCCGACTCCGGCGTCTGTCGCGGTGAGGCGGCTCCGCCGGCCCGCCGGTCCTCCTCGTCGGCGAGCCGCCAGCGGTTGCGCATCTTCAGCAGGACGGCGAGGAAGGACGCGAAGACGCACACGTACACCACGACGACCAGGGAGAACATGATCCACAGGCTGGTGGAACGGGTCGACGTGACGGCTTCGGCGACGCGCATGTTCTCGTAGACGATCCACGGCTGGCGGCCCACCTCGGTGGTGATCCAGCCACTCTCGACCGCGACGACGGAGGCGACGCCCGCCACCGCCGCGCACCGGTAGAACCACGCCGAGGCGGGCAGCCGGCGCCGGCGCAGCCAGACCAGGGCGTACCACAGGGAGAGTGCCACGAGCAGGGAGCCGATGCCGACCATGATGTCGAAGGCCCAGTGGGCGATGGTTGCCTGAGTGGCCGTCGGCCGCGCGTCGGCGGGCACGGAGGTCAGTCCGGTGACCCGGGTGTCGGTGCTGAAGCCGGCGAGGACGGAGTCGAGCTGGGGGATTCTGATGCCGCCGGAGATGCTGCCGTCCGGGTGCAGGCGGCCGAACAGGTACTCCGGCATGTGGGTGCCGGTCTTCCAGACGATCTCCATGGCGGCGAACTTCACCGGCTGCTCGTGGAAGACCTTCCGGGCGATCGAGTCGCCCAGGACGAACTGGACCGGCGTGAGCGCCGCGGCGACCGTGAAGGGAACGCCGAAGCCGAGGCGGTGGTACCGGTCCCGGCGGCCGCGGAGCCATCCCGCGGCGTAGACGCCGCCCACGACGTAGCCGGCCGTCACGAGCATCGCCACCACGAAGTGCCAGTACTGCGGGCCGAACATAGGAGTGAAGATCGCCTTCCAGATCTTCACGTCGACCGGGTCTCCCGCGGAGTCGAGGCGGAAGCCGCGCGGGGTGTTCATCCAGGAGTTGGCGGCCAGGATGCCGAAGGCGCCGAGCAGGGCCGCGGCCGGCAGCGGCAGGGCGAGCAGGAAGTGGGTCCGGGCGGGCAGCCGCCGCCAGCCGTAGAGGTAGATCGCGATGAGGACGGCCTCCAGGAAGAAGGCCCAGGCCTCGACGCCGAACCCGATCCCGAAGACGTCGCCCCACCTGCCCATCAGGCCCGGCCACAGCAGGCCGAACTCGAAGGAGAGCACGGTGCCGGTGACCACCCCGATCGCGAACTGGACCGCCATCACCGCCGACCACCGGCGGGCGAGCAGCAGCGCGGTCCGGTCCCCGCGGCGCAGGCCGTAGCCGTGCAGGACGAGCGTGATCAGCGGCAGCGCCACGCCCAGCGGGACGAGGACGATGTGGGAGGCGAGGGTGAAGGCCATCAAAGACCTGGCCGGGAGCAGTTGCGCCGGGGCGTCCGCCAGTGCCTGCAGCGTGCTGTGCATCTGATTCCGTTCGGGAGGCGTCGCGCGCGCGTGTGGAGTGTCAGCCGCCGGTCGCGAAGCCGGGGAAGAGGGTCATTCCGCCGTCCACGAAGAGCGTGGTGCCCACCACGTAGTCCATGAGGTCGGAGGCGAGGCCGACGACGGCGTGGGCGATGTCCTCGGGGTCGCCGACGCGGTCGTAGGGGATCAGCCGCAGAAGGTCCTCACGGGCCTCGGGGGTGTCCCAGGCGCTGCGGTTGATGGGCGTCCTGATGGCCCCCGGGGCGACGGCGTTCACGCGGATCTTCTTCGGTGCGAGCTCCTGGGCGAGGGTCTCCATCATCATCTGCACACCGCCTTTGGAGGCCGCGTAGTTGACGTGCCCGGCCCACGGGATGACCTGGTGCACGGAGCTCATGCAGATGATCTTGCCGGCGGCACGCGACACCTCGGGGACTACTCCGCGGCGCAGGAACTCCTTCGTCGCCTCCCGCGCACACAGGAACTGCCCGGTCAGGTTGACGTCGAGGACCTTCCGCCACTGGGCGAGCGTCATCTCGGTGAACGCGGCGTCCCGCTGCATCCCGGCGTTGGCCACGAGGATGTCGATCGTGCCGAACTCCTCGACCATCCGGTTCATCATGGCGACGACCTGGTCCTCGTCGGAGACGTCCGCCTGGTAGGCCGCCGCCCGCACCCCGTAGGACCTGATCTCCTCCGCCACCTTGTCGGCCTCCTCCTGGCCGGCCACGTAGTTCACGACCACGTCGGCTCCGGCCCGGCCCAGCGCGACCGCGGTCGCCAGGCCGATCCCGGAGTTCGCGCCGGTGACGAGTGCCTTCTGGCCTCTGAGCAGGTGGGCGGGGATCACGTCACGGGGCGCACCCTCGGTCGGACTCACGATGACTGTCTCCTCCACTGCGCGGCCGGGTCTCCGGGGCTCACCTCAAGGGCCCGGGTTCAGACACTCACCGAAACACCGCGGTCGCTCGGAGGCGCGTCGTGGAGAGCGGTCTTGGGCCGACCGGGGGAGGAGGTTCGCCCGCCGGAAGGCGGGTGCCCGGTCCCGGTCGGCCCACTCGTGCCACCGGCGGTCGCCCACCGGCAGCGCGGGCACCGTGCCCGCCGGTCGGGCCCACGGTCTTCCACGGCCCTCGACCGGGTCAGCCGAGAAGCCGACGCTTCTGTGCCGCGAACTCCTCCTCGGTGAGGACCCCTTGAGCCTTGAGGTCGGCGAGCTGCCTGAGCTGGTCGATCTTGGCTGTCATGTCGTCGTCGTGCGGCTGCGCGGCGGCGGGGGCGGGCGGGGTGGCCTGCTGGCCGACGTCCTGGCGGGCGCTGTCCTGCTCGGCCCACCGGCCTGCCTGCCGCCTCGAGACCCGGTTGGACACGGCCGTGGCCGTTCCCGCGATCACGGCGGTGCGGGCCACACCGCGAAGAAGTCCTGGCATGTCACTCATCTCCCCTGGTCCGTGCGAAGTCGTGAGGACGCGCCGCGGGGGCGCGGGCGGTCGCGGTGTCAGCGGGCGGTCACGGGGCCGCCGGCTCGGTGGCGTCCAGCGACGCCAGCAGGGCGTCCACGGGGATGCGCCCTCCGGCCACCATCTGGGCGCCACCACGCCGTAGCGCACGAGCCAGGGGAGCGGCCCAGAGGTTCTCGTACACGATGACGGCCGCCGAGTTCCCGGGCTCCAGCGCGGCGCCGGCCTCGTCAAGGTCGCCCTGGTCGAGCAGGCCGGAAGAGGCTCCCTCGAACACCGTCAGTTCGGCCCGATCGCCGAGCTCCCTGAATTCCAGCACGGCGACCGATCCGTCGGCGCCCTTCTGAATGAAGACGAGGTCGAGGATGCGGATGACGCCGTTCTCGACCAGCTCGACGAGCAGGGGCATGCCCTCGCCCGTCATGCGGCTTTCGGGGAACTCGACGATCAGATAGTCGACGGGCCCCATGTCCGCGACGTCCTGGTGCATGGCCACTCCTCAGCGGTGGGTCCGGCCCCGGCCGTGTTCCGCCACGGTGTCGGTCGCCCGCGCTCGGGTCCGAGGGACGGTGCTTTCCAGCCATTGCAGCACTCGGTCAGGGGGCCTGCATGTCCGGGACGTCCTGGATGTGCGGGGCGTCCGGCACGCTGGGGTTCCGGGACCGGGTCGGGGGTGACGCGACAGCCCGGGATCCGGTCGGGACGACCGCAGCGCTGCACGTGATTCCGCGCCGGGACCAGTTTGTGCGTTTAGTCCATGATCGCCCTATGCTGTTGTGCGGGAGAGCTCGAGCAGTCGACGTGCCGGCTCAGAGCCGGCGGGAAGCGGGCTTCCATGGCTGAGCGATTGAAAATGCACGGATTGGTCGGCGAACTGTCGGCCGAATTCGTCGGCACCATGATTCTGATCCTCTTCGGCTGTGGCGTGGTGGCCCAGGTGGTCGCCGGCGGAGCGCTCACGACACCGCCGGGGGGACTCGGAAACCACGACAGCATCGCCTGGGCCTGGGGCCTCGGCGTCACCCTCGGCGTCTACGTCGCGGCGCGACTGAGCGGCGCCCACCTCAATCCCGCGGTGACGGTCGCCCTGGCCACGTTCAAGGGCTTCCCGTGGCGCAAGGTCGCCCCCTACGCGCTGGCCCAGACCGCCGGAGCCTTCGTGGCGGCCCTCATCGTGCGGTGGAACTACACCGAGGCACTGGCGAAGGCCGACCCCGGACACACCATCAAGACGCAGGGCGTGTTCTCCACGCTCCCCGCCAACGGCAACCCGAACCTGCCGGTCCACGAGTGGGGCGCGTTCCGCGACCAGATCATCGGCACCGCCATCCTGCTCCTGCTGATCCTGGCCGTCACGGACCTGCTGAACACCCCGCCGGGTGCCAACCTGGCCCCGTTCATCGTCGGTCTGATCGTCGTGGCCATCGGCATGGCGTGGGGCACCAACGCGGGGTACGCGATCAACCCGGCACGTGACTTCGGGCCCCGACTGGCCAGCTTCTTCACGGGCTACGGCACAGCATGGCGAGATCAGTACGGGAACCTCTA includes:
- a CDS encoding SHOCT domain-containing protein, with the translated sequence MPGLLRGVARTAVIAGTATAVSNRVSRRQAGRWAEQDSARQDVGQQATPPAPAAAQPHDDDMTAKIDQLRQLADLKAQGVLTEEEFAAQKRRLLG
- a CDS encoding DUF6325 family protein, which translates into the protein MHQDVADMGPVDYLIVEFPESRMTGEGMPLLVELVENGVIRILDLVFIQKGADGSVAVLEFRELGDRAELTVFEGASSGLLDQGDLDEAGAALEPGNSAAVIVYENLWAAPLARALRRGGAQMVAGGRIPVDALLASLDATEPAAP
- a CDS encoding MIP/aquaporin family protein; the protein is MAERLKMHGLVGELSAEFVGTMILILFGCGVVAQVVAGGALTTPPGGLGNHDSIAWAWGLGVTLGVYVAARLSGAHLNPAVTVALATFKGFPWRKVAPYALAQTAGAFVAALIVRWNYTEALAKADPGHTIKTQGVFSTLPANGNPNLPVHEWGAFRDQIIGTAILLLLILAVTDLLNTPPGANLAPFIVGLIVVAIGMAWGTNAGYAINPARDFGPRLASFFTGYGTAWRDQYGNLYFWVPIIGPLIGGLLGAGLYKGLVGRFLPTAEPEPPGRVPAPEE